One genomic window of Bradyrhizobium sp. CCGE-LA001 includes the following:
- a CDS encoding cytochrome P450 has product MNIQAPVKVDRAERMRRAREEAYATPLSQFHPGAPRLFQDDTLWPWFERLRKEEPVHYCTNAPIEPYWSVVKYNDIMHVDTNHGIFSSDSTLGGISIRDVPPGYDYPSFIAMDQPRHSAQRKTVSPMFTPQHLDELAKLIRQRSQTVLDNLPRNETFNFVERVSIELTTQMLATLFDFPWEERRKLTRWSDVSTALPKSGIVASAEERRREMDECYAYMSKLWNERVNSAPRNDLLSLMAHNDATRHMDPDNLMGNIILLIVGGNDTTRNTMTGSVLALNENPEQYDKLRANPELIDSMVPEVIRWQTPLAHMRRTALQDTEIGGKSIRKGDRVVMWYVSGNRDEEMFDKPNDFIIDRPRPRTHLSFGFGIHRCVGMRLAELQLKIVWEEMLKRFGRIEVVGEPKRIYSSFIKGYETLPVRIPG; this is encoded by the coding sequence ATGAACATCCAAGCGCCGGTCAAAGTAGACAGGGCCGAACGCATGCGCAGGGCCCGCGAGGAGGCCTATGCGACGCCGCTGTCGCAATTCCACCCCGGCGCGCCCCGGCTGTTTCAGGACGACACGCTGTGGCCCTGGTTCGAGCGGCTGCGCAAGGAAGAGCCGGTGCATTATTGCACCAACGCGCCGATCGAGCCCTATTGGTCGGTGGTGAAATACAACGACATCATGCATGTCGACACCAATCACGGCATCTTCTCCTCGGACTCGACGCTCGGCGGCATCTCGATCCGCGACGTGCCGCCCGGCTACGACTATCCGAGCTTCATCGCGATGGACCAGCCCCGCCATTCGGCGCAGCGCAAGACGGTGTCGCCGATGTTCACCCCTCAGCATCTCGACGAGCTGGCCAAGCTGATCCGGCAACGCTCGCAGACGGTGCTCGACAATCTGCCGCGCAACGAGACCTTCAATTTCGTCGAGCGCGTCTCAATCGAACTGACGACGCAGATGCTGGCGACGCTGTTCGATTTCCCCTGGGAGGAGCGGCGCAAGCTGACGCGCTGGTCCGACGTTTCGACCGCGCTGCCCAAGAGCGGCATCGTCGCCTCCGCCGAAGAGCGCCGCCGCGAGATGGACGAGTGCTATGCCTACATGTCCAAGCTGTGGAACGAGCGGGTCAACTCCGCGCCGCGCAACGATCTCTTGTCGCTGATGGCGCACAACGACGCCACCCGCCACATGGACCCCGACAACCTCATGGGCAACATCATCCTGCTCATCGTCGGGGGCAACGACACCACGCGCAACACCATGACCGGCTCGGTGCTGGCGCTGAACGAGAACCCGGAGCAGTACGACAAGCTGCGCGCCAATCCGGAGCTGATCGATTCCATGGTGCCGGAGGTGATCCGCTGGCAGACGCCGCTGGCGCATATGCGGCGCACCGCGCTCCAGGATACCGAGATCGGCGGCAAGTCGATCCGCAAGGGCGACCGCGTCGTGATGTGGTACGTTTCGGGCAACCGCGACGAGGAGATGTTCGACAAGCCGAACGACTTCATCATCGACCGCCCGCGGCCGCGCACCCATCTCTCCTTCGGTTTCGGCATCCACCGCTGCGTCGGCATGCGCCTCGCCGAGCTGCAGCTGAAGATCGTCTGGGAGGAGATGCTGAAGCGCTTCGGCCGCAT